A portion of the Salarias fasciatus chromosome 15, fSalaFa1.1, whole genome shotgun sequence genome contains these proteins:
- the LOC115401852 gene encoding potassium voltage-gated channel subfamily S member 3-like yields the protein MGYGQILHRHGNEEDRVHLNVGGVRHQVDPDMLLRFPHTRLGRLLLCQSEAAILELCDDYSPAEREYYFDRNPRVFLCVLNFYHTGCVHMMEELCVFSFSQEIEYWGIQELHLGPCCGNWYHERKDYIEDGDWDIRSDDQQHPSLDSSFEELSALDKDLAKFKGAWCGDLRSYIWLRLEDPGHSTASKIIAVASLSVVLTSIVAMCVHSMPEFQRVDDNEKPIEDPVLTVLEEICIACFSVEFIIRLIVAPSRRKFLGNPLNIIDVASILPFYATLALETADEEAAEENEDIENVGKVVQVLRLMRVLRILKLARHSIGLRALGATVRHSYHEVGLLLLFLSVGISIFSALIYSAEREVEHTDLGTIPSGWWWATITMTTVGFGDTCPVTPAGKIVATLCIICGLLVVALPITIIFNKFSKYYQRNKAMEGQCIAKPERQDPELHYNIRDLFTGSVYPFIGGVAFRNSVSSAGDDTDASSLQDIDLYDNGTCENGATK from the coding sequence ATGGGGTATGGGCAAATCCTCCACCGGCATGGGAATGAGGAGGACCGGGTCCACCTCAATGTGGGAGGGGTACGGCACCAAGTGGACCCGGACATGCTGCTCCGCTTCCCCCACACCCGCCTGGGCCGTCTGCTGCTCTGCCAGAGCGAGGCGGCCATCCTGGAGCTGTGTGACGACTACAGCCCCGCCGAGAGGGAGTACTACTTCGACAGGAATCCCCGGGTTTTCCTCTGCGTGCTCAACTTCTACCACACGGGTTGCGTCCAcatgatggaggagctgtgcGTCTTCTCCTTCAGCCAGGAGATCGAGTACTGGGGCATCCAGGAGCTGCACCTCGGCCCCTGCTGCGGCAACTGGTACCACGAGAGGAAGGACTACATCGAGGACGGAGACTGGGACATCAGGAGCGACGACCAGCAGCACCCGAGCCTGGACTCCTCCTTCGAGGAGCTCTCTGCCCTCGACAAAGACCTCGCCAAGTTCAAAGGTGCCTGGTGTGGAGACTTGAGGAGCTACATTTGGCTTCGCCTGGAGGATCCGGGTCACTCCACGGCGTCGAAGATCATCGCCGTGGCGTCGCTCAGCGTGGTGTTGACGTCCATCGTCGCCATGTGCGTCCACAGCATGCCCGAGTTTCAGCGCGTGGACGACAACGAGAAGCCCATCGAGGACCCGGTCCTCACCGTCCTGGAGGAGATTTGCATCGCCTGCTTCTCTGTGGAGTTCATTATCCGCCTGATCGTTGCCCCCTCCCGGAGGAAGTTCCTGGGGAACCCTTTGAACATCATCGACGTCGCCTCCATTTTGCCGTTTTACGCCACTTTAGCTCTGGAGACGGCCGACGAGGAGGCTGCCGAGGAGAACGAGGACATCGAGAACGTGGGGAAGGTGGTGCAGGTTCTGCGCCTCATGAGGGTCCTCAGGATCCTCAAGCTGGCTCGCCACTCCATCGGGCTGCGCGCGCTGGGCGCCACCGTCCGCCACAGCTACCACGAGGTGGGtctgcttctcctcttcctctcagtggGAATCTCCATCTTTTCCGCCCTCATTTACTCTGCGGAGAGAGAGGTGGAGCACACGGACCTCGGGACGATTCCCTCGGGCTGGTGGTGGGCCACCATCACCATGACCACCGTCGGGTTCGGGGACACGTGTCCAGTGACGCCCGCCGGGAAGATCGTGGCCACCTTGTGCATCATCTGCGGCCTGCTGGTGGTGGCTCTGCccatcaccatcatcttcaATAAGTTCTCAAAGTACTATCAGAGAAACAAAGCCATGGAGGGACAGTGCATCGCAAAGCCCGAAAGACAAGACCCAGAGCTCCACTATAACATCAGAGACTTGTTCACGGGCAGCGTTTACCCCTTTATAGGCGGCGTCGCCTTCAGGAACAGTGTGAGCAGCGCGGGGGACGACACGGATGCCTCCAGTCTCCAGGACATCGACTTGTATGATAATGGAACTTGTGAAAATGGAGCGACGAAATGA
- the LOC115401880 gene encoding uncharacterized protein LOC115401880 — protein sequence MRHLPGLFGWFTLLVVASHVGALKSPSLNISSRCLGNIMRVEVGPLGGNLLEVAVVYNRSAVILTKSLASQCGFSMKIDRLGNAVIYVSLQNCFALNLDDESFTTALRLRLYGKRLPKDELYQVTETCLYSEWTSREIVCDHNYMEVSVRKAAPSDYALPEHPLPQSNDKFGYPRRAAKKLPIDAGFAIKTVVIYTPEEKMMTVTEAQRSGYAVTNTPSRLVLRTSKTSPDIYTVNVAGVPMLMFKTSTIFEKTWQATQIDAAAACPLPEGSVSFTSNLITWYLPRHIDPLISSGQFQLLEVHMGVDGQRLTPSEVQARRYSISVSDVHIVIDIPLGAAGGFFKSYIQEGHYFTAYTIEPMVELLWTEDAGHEHTRYKVLFPITTPLIPQPPKVIDNTVPEQQVFKLVLGHFAPDVALVNITFPTGVLSLEECIVRGFKVLEHLSPNGTFKAFTLEVPFTDPVVLQMKEKGLIIYTLHLTFGLLVLTDFVPFSHTAVLEASLVDIAPPSVVGSCDNLNFYILVKYGTQGPNFQTIVGKQVLTQELAKDYGFWENETHFSLVVPFSAPAVVIEAIQSTSLRSRLDVVLKNPETNVHIQEFALACNFFSVLTECFSNGTMTAIALKLESVPTLNPALLTLRDPSCGPVHSNDRYAYFVFTANSCGTTRKFLPNVMLYENEISLPDELQGKRNLKSDDPEYELKVSCYYDINTTHAVSFHTRPRRSEPFAENAKGQHQVELRLALDDSFTTFHKVEDYPISKPLLQPLYFEVALIKAANPKVSLELENCWGTLNEDRTSQPRWNLIINGCPNPVDPYQVIFHPVWPDARVQHPSLYKRFEVKMFAFAEDQDNLSGQLFVHCDVVICDARNPMGGVCNGQCPNPQNGTRGQRRAISEGHSFKHVSVGPIVGY from the exons ATGAGACATCTCCCTGGATTGTTTGG GTGGTTCACTCTGTTGGTGGTGGCTTCACACGTTGGAGCTCTTAAAAGTCCTTCTTTAA ATATCAGTTCAAGATGTCTGGGCAACATCATGCGTGTGGAAGTTGGTCCGCTGGGAGGAAACCTGCTGGAAGTGGCTGTTGTCTACA ATCGCTCTGCTGTCATTCTCACTAAAAGTTTGGCGTCTCAATGTGGCTTCAGCATGAAAATTGACCGGCTGGGAAACGCAGTGATCTACGTCTCCCTTCAGAACTGTTTCGCTCTAAATCTG GACGACGAATCCTTCACGACggcgctccggctccggctgTACGGGAAGCGGCTGCCTAAAGACGAGCTGTACCAGGTGACCGAGACCTGCCTGTACTCCGAATGGACCTCCAGGGAAATAGTCTGCGACCACAACTATATGGAG GTATCCGTGAGGAAAGCAGCTCCGAGTGATTACGCCCTGCCCGAACATCCCCTCCCACAGTCTAATGATAAATTTGGCTATCCTCGACGGGCTGCAAAG AAACTGCCAATCGATGCCGGATTCGCCATCAAAACGGTGGTGATTTACACGCCGGAGGAGAAGATGATGACGGTGACCGAGGCCCAGAGGAGTGGATACGCAGTGACAAACACTCCTTCCAGGCTGGTCCTGAGAACGTCCAAGACCTCACCTGACATCTACACTGTGAAT GTAGCCGGGGTGCCGATGCTGATGTTCAAAACTTCAACCATCTTTGAGAAAACCTGGCAGGCGACGCAAATTGATGCCGCAGCTGCCTGTCCATTACCAGAGG GTAGTGTGTCTTTCACCTCAAACCTGATCACTTGGTATTTACCCCGGCACATTGACCCACTGATCTCTTCGGGGCAATTCCAACTGCTGGAGGTGCACATGGGCGTAGACGGCCAGAGGCTGACTCCCTCCGAGGTGCAAGCCAGGCGGTACTCCATATCTGTCAGTGACGTCCACATCGTCATTGACATTCCACTGGGGGCTGCTGGAGGCTTCTTTAAG AGTTATATTCAGGAAGGCCACTACTTCACCGCTTACACAATCGAGCCGATGGTGGAGTTGCTCTGGACTGAAGATGCGGGTCACGAACACACAAGATACAAAGTCTTATTCCCCATCACAACGCCACTGATACCCCAACCACCGAAAGTTATTGACA ATACCGTCCCAGAGCAGCAGGTGTTCAAACTGGTGTTGGGGCATTTTGCTCCTGATGTGGCTCTAGTGAACATCACCTTCCCTACTGGGGTTTTGTCCCTGGAAGAGTGCATCGTCAGAGGCTTTAAAGTGCTGGAACACTTGTCTCCTAATGGCACCTTCAAGGCCTTCACCCTGGAAGTGCCCTTCACAGACCCCGTCGTTCTACAGATG aaagaaaaagggcTGATTATCTACACTCTTCACCTGACGTTTGGATTACTGGTGCTGACTGATTTCGTCCCGTTTTCTCACACCGCTGTTCTGGAAGCTTCTTTAGTCGACATAG CTCCGCCATCTGTTGTCGGCAGCTGCGACAATCTCAACTTTTATATCCTGGTGAAATACGGAACCCAAGGCCCAAACTTTCAGACCATCGTGGGAAAACAAGTGCTGACCCAAGAGTTGGCGAAGGACTACGGTTTCTGGGAGAACGAAACTCACTTCAGCCTTGTCGTGCCGTTCTCGGCACCAGCTGTTGTGATTGAG GCGATACAATCCACATCCCTCAGGAGCAGACTCGACGTGGTCTTGAAGAATCCGGAGACTAACGTACACATCCAAGAATTTGCTTTGGCCTGCAATTTCTTCTCGGTGCTCACCG agtgttTCTCCAATGGGACCATGACTGCCATAGCGCTAAAGCTGGAGTCTGTTCCCACTTTGAACCCCGCGCTCCTCACCCTCAGAGATCCCAGCTGCGGCCCCGTCCACAGCAACGACCGCTATGCTTACTTCGTCTTCACTGCGAACTCTTGCGGGACCACCAGAAAG TTTCTGCCCAATGTGATGCTGTATGAGAACGAAATCTCACTGCCAGACGAGCTTCAAGGAAAAAGAAACCTGAAGTCAGACGATCCAGAGTATGA ATTAAAGGTGTCGTGTTATTACGACATCAACACAACCCACGCCGTGTCCTTCCACACCAGACCTCGCAGGAGTGAACCGTTTGCTGAAAATGCAAAGGGCCAGCACCAAGTTGAACTGAGACTCGCTTTGG ATGACTCCTTCACCACATTCCACAAGGTGGAGGACTATCCGATATCCAAAcccctcctgcagccgctgtaTTTTGAGGTGGCGCTGATAAAAGCGGCGAATCCCAAAGTGTCACTGGAGCTGGAGAACTGCTGGGGGACCCTGAATGAGGACAGGACGTCACAGCCCAGATGGAATCTCATCATTAATGG TTGTCCCAACCCAGTAGACCCATACCAAGTGATCTTCCACCCAGTTTGGCCAGACGCCAGAGTTCAGCATCCCTCTCTTTACAAGCGCTTTGAGGTGAAGATGTTTGCCTTTGCTGAAGACCAAGACAACTTGAGTGGCCAG ctgtttgtcCACTGTGATGTTGTGATCTGTGATGCCAGGAATCCAATGGGTGGAGTTTGCAATGGACAATGTCCAAACCCACAAAATGGAACCAGAG GTCAAAGACGGGCCATTTCTGAAGGACACAGCTTCAAACATGTGTCTGTGGGGCCAATAGTTGGATATTAA